The DNA window caaggagtgatgcctcagaaaggtagcatccatcattaaagacccccatcacccaggacatgccctgatttcattgctgccatcagtgaGGAGtagcagaagcttgaaggcacacacttaatgattcaggaacagtttcctcccctctgccattcgatttatgaatggacattgaaactatgaacactatctcactactacttttaatttaactacttttaatttttatttttgcactacttatttaattatatatataattaaataacattgtggcagcagtatatatttactggaattcatgtttttctctctattaatatgtattgcattgtactgctgccacaaagccaaccaatttcacaacaaatgcctCTGATATTGAACTTGATTCTAATACAGTGGTCTTCTTAACAAGTGGGAACCACAGATTGAAGTAGGGAGTTGTTAACAATACTCACACCAGCTGTTCTGTTAAGAAGGTAAGGACACAGTCAAGAAAGCATCCAGGTCAGGCGCTTTCCATGGGTTTACTCTCTGGAAGACAGATCTCAGGTCTGGAACAGTGACTGTGGTTtcaagtccactggaggctgtCAGGGTGGGTGTGGCATACCCATTCCCTTCAGTTCAAAATGTGCATAGAATGTTCATTGGAAAGAGTGTGCTGTTGTTGGCAATGCTGCCCAACTTTGTTCTGTAGCCCATTACAGATTGTAAGCCACAATGGCTGGAATGGGACTCAATTTTGTACGGGTACTATCCCTTAGCATCTCTCATTGCTTTATAGAGATGGTGTTGCAATTTCTTGTAAGGGTCAGGGTCACCTGATTTGAATGCTTGGGGAATGGACCTCCCAGTTCATCCATGGTTTCTAGTCTGACAACACCTGGATCCTCTTTGGTGCACCGTCCTCAAGATCCTTGCTGGAAAAGTCGTAGTAACATACTCATCAAGACTGGCAGCTGAGTCTTTGAACATGGACTAAtctaccaactcaaagcagtcacAAAGGATCTTGTcagttttctcagaccaacattGTATGACTTTTTATATCAGATCCTCCTGTTtagcttctgtttttttttaagcagGAAGTAGATGGTCTGATTGGTGGGAATTCTCAGTTCGGATGCAGAGCCTAAATGGAGATGTCAATTATCCTTTtgcccccatagatgctgcatggccttcCAGCTGTTTTGTTTTTTGTCCCGATCCCAGTATCTGGAATTTCTTGTGTctctatgtgatgcaccatcaataactctctctgagacgtaaaagcgagatatcggcttttattgactggaagaaggaacgagcagtgagtgaccgccatactacatcctggagacagagaggccgggctcagacctccatcacctttatacaggggtctgtgggaggagccacaggagcagtcagcaggggggcgtgtccagacaggtatatgtagttcaccacactatgtAAGTAAGATAATGTCatgttccttttgtatttgctgtTCCgaaaaacgtcgactgtactcttgcccatagatgctgcctggcctgctgagttcctccagcatcttttgtGTGTTGCATGAATTAGGTATAGCAGGGTACAGCAGTGGCGTCTGCAACTGCCTGTCTACTTGTGTAACgtcatccagcatctgcagattttctcgtgttggtACTTCTGTGTAATGTTAACGGAGACAAGATAGAAtagatactggaatctgaagcaaaaaaaagacaaactgcccTGTGAACTTGAAGGGTTATAGGCGGTGTAGGAGGGAATTGATCACGGAGTATGTTTATACAGGGAAGATAGTCAGTTTAATGCGCTTTCGGCAGTTTATTTTGCTTCAGCTCACCTTATCTTTCAAACTGGATGACGAGTCTCCGCCCTTGTGCCTCCGCTTGCAAGGAGCGGGAGTTGAAGAGGTCAAGTTTGGACGTGGACCCGCTGACTTTTCGTTTTCCGAGCTGTGTGACTCTTTCGTTTTCCATACGTCACGCTTGTTTACAAACGGCTGGGTTTCGATTACGGAGCGCCCTGTGGTACCACGCCTTTCCCTTGGCTGCAGCGCCGGCTCCGCCTGCACCGCAATCCGGTGATGAGTCTCCGCTGCAGCCTGGACATGGCCAGCTCCTTCGGCTCTGCTCTGTACAAGCAATGGGCGAAAAGGGTCTTCGCAATCGAGTGCGAGAGCAGCGCGGACCCGCTGTATTTTGCCCTCAGACCCAACTCCGAGAGCCCCTGGGATGAGAACAGCAagctgcaccaactcttcagccgaGCTCAGACCTACTCGCTTTGCATCGCCTCTGAAAACAGGATCCAGGACGCAGAGACCTACATGAAGCTGCACAGCAAACTGACCAGGCTGCCCGAGACATGCCGTGTCATGGAGCTGACGGCGTTTCTCCCCAACCAGGAAGGATCTTCCATCAAAGGGTTTCTGGTGCAAGATGACCGATGCTGCCAGAGCACCGAACGTGTACTGCGGGACCTGGTACGGGAGAGCGGGCAGAGCTGTCTGTGCACCTACTGGACGGGCGAGGAGGGCAGGATATGGCAGAGCCTGGGGATGCTCCGTGATGGACAGCAGAAGGAGATTCTCAGAAACTGCTTGTCTCTGACTCAAAAGCCGGAGCTTCACCCATCAGTCTTAAACATCAAAAACTCTGTCGTATTCTATAAGTATGAAGATGCGTATAGCGTTCTAAAGGAGGTAAGTCCTACTTCTCCAGTCTGGAATCTTGAActcaaaccagaaaatgctggaaatacccagCAGGCCAAAAAGCCCGTGTTGGGGAGAGAATCTGGTCGCCAGTCCTGGCCAAATCCCTTTCTGCCCCATTTTTTGAAGTcctttcccccttcctcttgttctTTATTGTATATGGAATGCATGGTCAAGTGGCTGTGCATGCACATCTACTCTTAACATCAACCGTCTTCTGAAAATAAGCATCCAAAGTTTAATCTGCTCAAAAGAATGGGAGGAATAATGCTTCATCTGCACTTTTATCTGAAGAGTCTGTATGCTTAAAAATGACTTGGAGATTCTAGGTTATGAAGGTGAACTCAGATCCtggaacacacataaaatgctggtggaactcagcgggtcagcaggagaggaataaacagtggatgtttagggctgagacccttcttcaggactggaaagtaagagCAAGGATGCCAGAATGGaaaggtcaggtggggaggaggattagctagaaggtgataggtgaagccaggtggctgggaaaggtaaagggttagaagaaaatgataggagaggagaatggaccatgggagaaagggaagaaggaggggcaccaggggcaggtgacgagaagaggtaagaggccagagtggcaaATAAAAGAAGAGAAGGGGGATTTCCTGGAACTCTGAGATGCAGTGGACCAAAGAGATATGCTAGCTATACATTGTGATTGAAATTCAGTGTTCTTTCATTGATTGACTATCTTTCTTATGGAgccataacaattacagcaccaaCACAGGCCTTTTAGTGCAATGAGTGTATGCCAACCATGGTGCCCACCCAGCTAGATCTAATttcctgtattcattgcttatccCTCTAAGACCTGCCCCTCCATGTTCCTGTTCAAGTACTTCTTCAGTGATACTGTTGTATTTGGCTCAACCacttttctctggcagctcattccatttactcactgcccactgtgtgaaaaacttgttcCTGAggtatctttcccctctcaccttaaatctatgctccCTAGTATTGGActtccctaccctggggaaaggcTATtactatccaccttatctatgcctctcattgtTTTCTATAAAGTCACCAATCTTGTCTTCatttacattccaaggaataaagacttagCCTGGTCAACCtccccctataactcaggccctcgagtcctgccaacatcctcataaatcttttctacATTCTGCCCGATTTAACCATGTCCTTCCTATATCTGTACCCAGTACTCGAAGCATAGCATCACCGATGACTTATACaaatgcaacataatgtcccaactctgatactcagtgccctgactgatgcaGGCCAGCGTGCTAGTTCTTAGATCTGATGCAGGCCAGCGTGCTAATTCCTATAGAACTGTAAGCAGCAAATTTACAGACAGAATCAGATTTCACACTTCATGTGATTGATCTTGCATTTGTGGGCTATTTGATAAAGGTGATTGCCTCGTACTTTTTGCATTTGTCAATTGTTACTCagttgtcttgcatgctgttaaAAGCTTGTTTGAACAGTATGTAggactgtatctcagtacatgtgacaataataaaccaataacaatTCCTTGGGTTCTGGTGACTTGATCTGAAAAGCTTGGTTTATGCTCCAGTGTGACAGCGTGAGTGTAACATTGTTGAAACATTAAACCCAGACCCCAATGATTTCCAATCAGAAATACTTAAAATATATCAATTGTTTGTGATCACACTCCAGGATGTTCTGTGTAAATTGATTTTTGAGTTTCTTGTATTAAAACAGGGACTAAACTTCAGAACTCCTTCTTTGGTTGTGGAGTTCATTGGGATGCCTGGAAGCCAAAATCCAAGTTTCTGCTTTCAGTTCATAAGGATAGAATTACAACAAaactggatttctagcatttgcaataTCTCGTCTGTTCACTGTTTTTATGAAGGTTCTTGATCGTATTTTGAGTTACCTTTGAGTGTCCTCACAGATGTTCCCATAAGCAGTGACGCACCAAGTATGCGAACGTGAAAGACAAAGGTGATATATTTGAAACAAAAGGGTAGCTCTGTTTGTCACAATACattaaaataattccaggattgaaaggcttatcgtatgaCGAGCATTTGACGGttcagggcctgtattcactgaaattcaaaAGAGTGAggcatgatctcattgaaacctataagatgttgaaaggcctcaaaagagtagaagtgaagaggatgtggagtggatgtgggagagtctaagaccagtggatACAGCTTTAGAATAGAGggctgtccatttagaacagagataaggaggaatttctttaaccagggaGTAGTGAATCAGTGGGattaagtcactgggtatatttaaggcagcagttaatagattcttgattagccggagcatgaagagatacaaggagaaggcaagacgttggggctgagagggaaatgaatcagaaatggtaaaatagtggagaagacttgatgggccaaatggcctaattttgctcctatatcttgtgctAAACACCCATGTCACTAACCTgttcataagacatagaagcagaattaggccattcagctcatcgagtctgctctgccattccatcatggctgatcctggatcccactcaaccccatacacctgtccacATATGACATAATTTTCAAAGAATTATGAACTTGCACACTTaagtccctctgttccattatactccccagtgccctaccattcatattAAGTCCCAtcctggtttgactttccaaaatgcatcacttcacgtTGATCTGTATTGAAATTCATTTGCCAGTCCTCAGCCCTCTCCCCTAACTGATTAGAATTCTCCCTGGTAAGCTATGATAACATTCTTCACTGCAAAAACACCTcctaatttcatgacatctgcagACTGacttccaaatcatttatataaaataaCATATAACAATGGTTCCAACAGCAAACATGTGGCAAACTACTAGTTACCAGGCCTCTGGTCAAGAAACTACTTTTAACCACCGGCCTCTACTTCCTACCTCTGAGCTAGTTTTGAATCCACCAAACTGCAATGTGGTACCTTGCTGAGAGCCTTGTTAAAGTCTAAATAGACATTATCCACTACTTTACCCTCATCTACTTTTTGGTTACCCCTTCAAAAaactcttaacctattcaacgAACGCAACATTCTacacacaaagctgtgctgactcctcccaatcttctgtctatccaaatgctagCAGATTTTGACCTTCATAATTTCCTTCCTCAAGTAACTTCCCCACCATTGATATCAGGCTGAACTGCCTGTAGTTCCCTGTCTTCTTCTTGAATAGAGGAACAGAATATTCGTCATCTTCCGGTCTTTGAGAACTTTTGCTAGTTGCTAACCATGAGGTAAGTAAGGCCTTTGCAATTTCCTCTCTATACTCTTCCAAAGACTGAGGATATACTCAGGCTCTGGGGATATATCTAGTATATATAAGACCTCTTCACTCTTCTAAACTTAATTACataaattttcttttttaaaaaacattttttacaattgcaagaccctgctggacattgagaacttaaagtactgcaggtctaccccatcaccAAGTTGCTTGTTGGCAggaaaactgaaggagctggacttggtggtgCTGCTTGCTGCAGAGAGACGTCAGTGCGTGAAAGCGGTGTGCACTCTAACAGCAAGGGATTGCcttagttgcttttcttgtgatcacaagactctgAGCATTGTTAATACGGAATGCTGCATGTCCGATTCTCTGATTTATTGGCGGATGGCAGGAGAGCTGCGTGACTTCGGTCATAGCGAgcactaggcctcaagccacggTGTCGCCTGTTTACAACTCCCCAGGAGAGAGACAATGGGTCAGTGTgctccacagcatccaggctggagtggGTGCTGCCTCAAGGGTCCACTCTACAGAAGACGATGTTTGGCCgctgactgctgcaacattcgtgAACTCAGGGTCTTGCACTATAGTTTTTTGTGTGACTATATTTTACTGAGATACGTGCTTACCGTTATTTTAccgttggtactgtgttttgcaccttggccctggagtaacactatttcatttggctgcattcatgggtATTATTAatgttgaataacaattaaacttgaacttgaaatgacAGTGTTAAGCAATGACAGTCAGATATTAGAACTACCAACTGCCTGAGGGTTATTTAATTGAATTATGTGTTTATATTTCTGCTCATCATACAGTGTGAGGAATTGTTCCCCGAAGCCGAGGAGGTTCTGCAAATAGTGAATCAATATCGTGGGACTTCCAAAAAGGGCCACCATCCTGTTATTGTGATTGAAGGACTTGATGCGACAGGTGAGAATCATGAAGAGATTCCATCTCTTCTGAATCTTGAACATGTATCAGGCACTTTCTCAAAGCGTCCAGTAACTGAAGCTGGACATTCCATACAAATAAGTTCTGTATAAAGTTAAGAACAAGTCTTTAATGTTAGCAACAGGATGATCTATATTTTAAGTAGCTAATACAATTAATGTACTTCCAAAGCATTCAAAACATTCGAAAGTCAAAAATTGTTGAACTGATTTAACAGTTTTAATAGTATTGAGCAGCAATTAGGTCAAAAAAATACATTTCATGTATGCATTGTAAACATAAATTAATTGTattaattgattaattaattaacttctggtaatgcctcgtCCACCCcttcatttcccatccccttgtctcgCTCTCATGTTACCTcccccatcgcctccctctggtgcccctccttcccctCGTTCTTCtttttccatggccttccatctctttcaccaatcaacttcctaactctttgcttcatccctggCCCTCAAAGTTTCACCTTTTGCCTGGTGTTTCTCACTCCCCTcgccccacctttcaaatctaccccccggcttttttttctccagtcctgctgaagggtttgggcctgaaacgtcgactgtacttttttccataaatgctgtctgacttactaagttcctccagcattttgcgtgtgttgctcggatgtccggcatctgcagattttctcttgtttgaaattaattgtaagtttttttttagataGAACCTAGAGATTATAAAACTATGATTTTTCTCCTTTCATCACTAGTACTTGGCTCTTCAAAATACAGTTGCAGGCCGTAGAAAGGCTTTGGGGATGAGGAATCAATTCTCCCTCCCCCCAATACAAAGGGCTATTTGTGTTAAGGCATCCTAATTAAGTTTCCCTTTCTATCTGAAGCCAAAGACTGTAGAATGACAAAAACCATCACagcttcagttcttaatgtaccCTTGGGTTTTTCTACTTGAAATTAGAGTGGGAGCCCCTGTTGACTTTAGCTCCCATTGTCCAAAGTAAATCACCACTGAATGACAAAATTCTCCTCAGATCTTCTGTTTTCATGTGGCACACTCGATAGTCCATTTAAACATTATAAAAGGTATTGGAggcataagagactgcagatgttggaatctgaagcaacaagccTTCCTGCAGATGTCTTCAATGTTCACACTGTCCTTCCCTCTCCTTGCTACGCGTGCTCATCATCTTTTTCCTGTCCCGAATACGTTCACCTGCCACTGTTCCTCACCACCACCACTGCTCTCTTCCCCTACCTGGAACAAGGAACCCGTCACCTTCTACTCCgcctcagtccaccaatcaccttggTCTTTTTACTGCCCCCTCTCTGTGTCAGCCATCTTGCCTCTCACTctcagttctgatgcagggttttgacccgaaacagcaacaattcttttcctcccacattcgccgttcgaactgctgagttccccagcaaATTATTTGATGTTAGAAAAAATATTGTTCTATGCTGTAGAAGTCTCTGGTGAGATCCAGCCTGCAGATGCTAGTAAATAACAATTAAGTAAaaattaaatagcaataaatcATTGCTCTTTTATTATGAATAGaggttttattttatatttattacaattatctTTAGGAAAAAGTACTTTGACTGAGGCTTTAAGAGATTCGATTCAAGCAACACTTTTAAAGTCACCACACGACTGTATTAGCCatttaagaaaaacatttgatcTTAAACCACCTCTCATTCGGCGAGCCTTTTATACTTTGGGCAATTACGTAACCGCCTCCATCATAGCAAAGACATCGGAAACATCTCCAGTAATTGTGGATCGGTGAGTGTAATCTTCAAAGCTTCTAGAGGATGGTTGTCACTGAATTAAACGTCCTGGGACTTGGGCAGGCACACCCACGCGAGGAATAGAAATGATAGAGATATTGAGCAAATTTAATTTCATGGCAACATTACTGGCAAAGTAGTTAGAAAGTGGTTGATTCCGGAGCCTGCCTTTCGGGTCTTGCTTCGGtccacggactccggactccagccctcctgtcacacggagccattggatcatcttggcttaaggaggtacacctgttgcctattagggggcaggtgtttataaggggctcggggactgagcctagttgtggGGTTGTCCTGCTCCGCAGCCGGTTTAACCCACTCTGTACCTggaccgccggctctgaatcctgtctgtacctGTTTCACCCGCTCCGGATCCGGTTCTACCCTAGTTGCTGGCCTGTTCTGTATCCGGTTCTACCCTGGTTGCTGGCCTGCTCCGGATCcggttctgccctggttgctggcctgttctgtatatgctctatctggttggtcttgttcccctgcttctctcctgtgtgcTGGTCCCTCTGTTCCGCCTTATTCTCCTTACACGCGCTGTCAGTTGCCTTTACCAATTTACTggtgtatcacggtagtcctgctgttcaccctggacccagcttccttctgatcccttgcctccgtcaggCAGGTCCGGCCAGACTGCTGCTGCCCTGTGGGGGTTCTGCCCCTACCTatccgttgcctccgtcgggcaggtccggccggaCTGCTGCTGCCCAGTGGGGGGTTCTGCCCCTACCTACCCATTGCCTCCAtcgggcaggtccggccggaCTGCTGCTGCCCAGTGGGGTTTCTGCCTTTTCCTACATGTTGCCTCCATCGGGGAGGTCCGGCCGGACTGCTGCTGCCCAGCGGGGGttctgccctttccacctattgctccctaagggttgtgccccgcacctgcccagtgtccgcgccttgcccaggcctccatgtttccacctgggaggcggccctgcccgggatccatgcggcccACCATGTGGGATCCTCCTGtatgccacgaactctgggatcctcccgcctcACCTGACCTCCAGGATCCAGCCCCGCCTGTCTTACCctttgcatgccatggcatccccatcctgtcctacccctagtacttcagtgtctgcgtcctgcatttgggtccaatcctgTCCCCGTTCCTGACATTTAGATAGCGAAAATGCTAATCTCTTCCCTCATTTTACACGCACAGATTGGCAGAAAGAAATTATATATCTGTTAGTCAGATAACCATTGTCAGAAAGGTTAGATGTTCAACATTGTAAAATGAGGTCTTCCATTttcaagaaaataaatcaaaattcttGATACATTATGCAAAATGATGAAGAGAAAtttagagatatatatatataactcacTGAAATTTTGTGAACAGCTGGAAAATAAGTATCAAAAAATCTGAAGGGAAACAATTTTAAACCTGAAACAGAACATTTAGAGAtgattcttgattaataaggacatcaagggttatggggagaaggcaggagaacagggttgagagagattcagattcagtttattgtcatttagaaactacaaatgcaatgcagtttaaaaaatgagacaacattcctccagaatgatatcacaaaagcatatgacaaaacagactacaccagaaaatccacataacgatTGGTAATCCAcgatccagagtccagagaggctgctgcgtattaatatcgcgctagcgtcttagcgcgttccccggaaaggagctccaaacccaccagataaaacaagaccaaaaactaaagctacaagacctgcacaaaaccacatagttacaacagtgcaaacaatagcataattgatataaaaaaacagaccatgggcacagtaaaaataatccaaagatgttaaaagactataagtttgaaagaaagcaccacacagtttccacaagtcctcggggtcccgatagactcatcatcccatgcagtcggcagaagggagtacccccgctatggacttacaCGGCGctggactcagcctcacagatgcagtacacaatgaaagctccgtcgaacccagcctcacagacacagcacacagtgaaagcgccccaaCCGCAGTGGACTCCAAGCTTGTCAAACTtctgagcctccgaccatcccctccggcacagcttctctgagcaccatcctctgccgagcgtattaaaacggccccgccaacggccaccggcaacgcgaccccgaggactgggggcctgttcttctcagcagagacctggacctcacagcagcagcagcaacaaagagggccttcctggagatttccagatgttcctccatgctcccacgtctgtttttcatcagattaggataataaattagctatgatggaatggtggagcagactcgatggactgaattgcctaattctgctcctatgttttatcatGCCAAGAAGGAATTCCTTCACATAAAATCTGTATCTCGCAGATTATCAGCTTAATTCTAAATTTCATCAGTGGGATTGATAGATTTTTATGAGTGTTGCAGCTAAAGGAGATAATGGGGTTAGGATTTAGATCAGTACATTGCTGTTTCACATTTTGAAGATACAAAAGGGAATATTTACTCATTCACTATCATTCTTATTTTTTGCAGTAGACTgtaatttcagaagatctgtttaCTTGGAGTGAGTCATAAGAACTACATTTTAAAAACTAATTAAATGTGTTTCATAATATTTTCTGAAAATTGTTTAAGTTCGCTTGTTTAGTATTTTTAATCACTAAATTTTACCCAGATATCTTTACATGAAGTCCGCTCTCTTTTCACAATTACAGCACTATCCCATTGAATGATCAATCAGAAAGTTAAAAAGGAAACTGAGACTGATTGACTGCACTAATTAAATAATTCCTAATTATCAAAAGCCATCTGCAGTTTTTGTAGGTGTTAGTTTAGAATATCAACTGCGCAAGTCATTCCTAACATTTCTCCCACATTCCCACCGTCTTTATACTTTTCACAGATACTGAACATTTCCATTGAATGTAAGCTACGTTGTGTTATTTTCTAGGTTCTGGCATAGCACTGCTGCTTATGGAATCGCTACCGAAGTAAGTGGGAAAGTGGAGAACCTGCCTCCACCCCAGCATGAATTGTACCAGTGTCCACAAGATCTGCTTCAACCAGATTTGGTGCTGTTGCTTACAGTCAGTGCAGAGGAGAGAATCCGTCGTTTGGAACAAAGAGGAGAAATGAAAACAAAGGAAGAAACTGAACTGGAGAGAAACAACCTATTTCGACAAAAGTAAGAGCTAAATAAAGTAAATGAAAGTAAGCACTAAATGCAGGCATTTTAACAGAATTCATCAGGATAATCTGCCCATTTTGCTTGTCTCTTACTTCCTTTACCCACCTTTTTAAccaagtattatttatttattcagagacgCAGTGTGAGAGGGAACCTTCTGGCCCTTCACGCCATGTCACCCAGCAACTCCcagtttaactctagcctaatcatggtacaatttacaatgactgtcCCTGCTAATTGGTACGTGTTTGTATTGTGGAAAGAAACAAAGCGCCCGGAGAAACCCCACTCATTCCACAGCTAGCATTAGAATTGAACTTCGAACTCTGACgcccccaagctgtaataatgtcACACTAACGGTTACGCTACCGTGGTGTCCTATTAAATCTTGAACTTAATACCTACTTCCCATATCTCTGTGAAACAACTTCTATGagttactattttatagatgCAAGCCCCTATTACCAATACTGATATTTAGTTTAATGGAGGACGAGAAAAAGGAAGTCATGCTGGGACTAAAAACAAAGCGTAGCGACCTTTTCCATTTATGTATACTCATTGGCACTTTCACTCCTGAACTCCTGGATCAACTACTTGGTATTCACCTCCCTTCAGAGAGGAAACTGTTAGAGAAAATTGTATTTTCTGAACGTAGATTGTAATGATTGGGGCCTGTCTCTTTCATCACAAAATTTTCAATGTTGTGGACAGGTTCAGACAGTTGTGAGGACAGAAAAGCCTGGGGCGGACAGAAGCATTGCTAATAGATGATTCCTCAAAAAGCTCATTTGAATATTGTCTCAGTTTATTTATTTGCAAATGTAAACATCTGCTGCTCTGTAACTAGCCTCAAATTGGAGTAATGTTGATCTAAATGTTCCAAGAGTATACATTAGTCCATCAGATAATTAGTGATAATTAGGGAGGTATTCTTAAAATGAATCTAGTAATTCCATGGTACTATATGTCATCAGTTCTCCTGCAGAACATTCTGTGGCCAGGTATACCTCCATGAATGATGTTTCTGATGTCTCAGTAATGCACTCTTAAATGACCTGCAACATCGCTTAGATGTGGACTGAAAAATGCAACTGAAATTAAGAATCAGATTATAGACAATAAAATCTAGCAGGTTCCAGCACCAAATCTTCAAATCACTTGTTTCGAAGCATAAACAAATTGCGTGGTGTGTTGTAGAACAGTTCTGACCTTTCTCTAAAATATGCATTTAATCTTTTTTACAATAGGGTGGAAGCAACTTACAGAAGATTGGAGAACCCATCTTGTGTGATAGTTGATGCCAGTGCATCAAAGGAAGAGGTTCTCAAAACTGCACTTCTTCTAATTGAAAGACACTGTGGTATTAAAAGGACTTGACTTCTTACATTAATATTTTCTAGCTGCTTAAATTGAGTCTAAA is part of the Hemitrygon akajei chromosome 9, sHemAka1.3, whole genome shotgun sequence genome and encodes:
- the cmpk2 gene encoding UMP-CMP kinase 2, mitochondrial → MSLRCSLDMASSFGSALYKQWAKRVFAIECESSADPLYFALRPNSESPWDENSKLHQLFSRAQTYSLCIASENRIQDAETYMKLHSKLTRLPETCRVMELTAFLPNQEGSSIKGFLVQDDRCCQSTERVLRDLVRESGQSCLCTYWTGEEGRIWQSLGMLRDGQQKEILRNCLSLTQKPELHPSVLNIKNSVVFYKYEDAYSVLKECEELFPEAEEVLQIVNQYRGTSKKGHHPVIVIEGLDATGKSTLTEALRDSIQATLLKSPHDCISHLRKTFDLKPPLIRRAFYTLGNYVTASIIAKTSETSPVIVDRFWHSTAAYGIATEVSGKVENLPPPQHELYQCPQDLLQPDLVLLLTVSAEERIRRLEQRGEMKTKEETELERNNLFRQKVEATYRRLENPSCVIVDASASKEEVLKTALLLIERHCGIKRT